Below is a window of Poecilia reticulata strain Guanapo linkage group LG8, Guppy_female_1.0+MT, whole genome shotgun sequence DNA.
TACTGGTTGTGATGGGACGGGCATACGGAGCTGTCGtataattgtttgaacagatgaacgTGGAACTTCAACCATCAGTTTAATGTTCCCCAGGATGAAYCAGACTTGTGCAGCTGCACAATTCTTTTCCTGATATattggctgatttcttttgactttcGCATTGTGTCAAACAAGAAAGCAGTGTGCTCCTGGTGTGGTCTTCAAATATCCACAGTTGTGACTCCAATTAACTCCAATGTGTNNNNNNNNNNNNNNNNNNNNNNNNNNNNNNNNNNNNNNNNNNNNNNNNNNNNNNNNNNNNNNNNNNNNNNNNNNNNNNNNNNNNNNNNNNNNNNNNNNNNNNNNNNNNNNNNNNNNNNNNNNNNNNNNNNNNNNNNNNNNNNNNNNNNNNNNNNNNNNNNNNNNNNNNNNNNNNNNNNNNNNNNNNNNNNNNNNNNNNNNNNNNNNNNNNNNNNNNNNNNNNNNNNNNNNNNNNNNNNNNNNNNNNNNNNNNNNNNNNNNNNNNNNNNNNNNNNNNNNNNNNNNNNNNNNNNNNNNNNNNNNNNNNNNNNNNNNNNNNNNNNNNNNNNNNNNNNNNNNNNNNNNNNNNNNNNNNNNNNNNNNNNNNNNNNNNNNNNNNNNNNNNNNNNNNNNNNNNNNNNNNNNNNNNNNNNNNNNNNNNNNNNNNNNNNNNNNNNNNNNNNNNNNNNNNNNNNNNNNNNNNNNNNNNNNNNNNNNNNNNNNNNNNNNNNNNNNNNNNNNNNNNNNNNNNNNNNNNNNNNNNNNNNNNNNNNNNNNNNNNNNNNNNNNNNNNNNNNNNNNNNNNNNNNNNNNNNNNNNNNNNNNNNNNNNNNNNNNNNNNNNNNNNNNNNNNNNNNNNNNNNNNNNNNNNNNNNNNNNNNNNNNNNNNNNNNNNNNNNNNNNNNNNNNNNNNNNNNNNNNNNNNNNNNNNNNNNNNNNNNNNNNNNNNNNNNNNNNNNNNNNNNNNNNNNNNNNNNNNNNNNNNNNNNNNNNNNNNNNNNNNNNNNNNNNNNNNNNNNNNNNNNNNNNNNNNNNNNNNNNNNNNNNNNNNNNNNNNNNNNNNNNNNNNNNNNNNNNNNNNNNNNNNNNNNNNNNNNNNNNNNNNNNNNNNNNNNNNNNNNNNNNNNNNNNNNNNNNNNNNNNNNNNNNNNNNNNNNNNNNNNNNNNNNNNNNNNNNNNNNNNNNNNNNNNNNNNNNNNNNNNNNNNNNNNNNNNNNNNNNNNNNNNNNNNNNNNNNNNNNNNNNNNNNNNNNNNNNNNNNNNNNNNNNNNNNNNNNNNNNNNNNNNNNNNNNNNNNNNNNNNNNNNNNNNNNNNNNNNNNNNNNNNNNNNNNNNNNNNNNNNNNNNNNNNNNNNNNNNNNNNNNNNNNNNNNNNNNNNNNNNNNNNNNNNNNNNNNNNNNNNNNNNNNNNNNNNNNNNNNNNNNNNNNNNNNNNNNNNNNNNNNNNNNNNNNNNNNNNNNNNNNNNNNNNNNNNNNNNNNNNNNNNNNNNNNNNNNNNNNNNNNNNNNNNNNNNNNNNNNNNNNNNNNNNNNNNNNNNNNNNNNNNNNNNNNNNNNNNNNNNNNNNNNNNNNNNNNNNNNNNNNNNNNNNNNNNNNNNNNNNNNNNNNNNNNNNNNNNNNNNNNNNNNNNNNNNNNNNNNNNNNNNNNNNNNNNNNNNNNNNNNNNNNNNNNNNNNNNNNNNNNNNNNNNNNNNNNNNNNNNNNNNNNNNNNNNNNNNNNNNNNNNNNNNNNNNNNNNNNNNNNNNNNNNNNNNNNNNNNNNNNNNNNNNNNNNNNNNNNNNNNNNNNNNNNNNNNNNNNNNNNNNNNNNNNNNNNNNNNNNNNNNNNNNNNNNNNNNNNNNNNNNNNNNNNNNNNNNNNNNNNNNNNNNNNNNNNNNNNNNNNNNNNNNNNNNNNNNNNNNNNNNNNNNNNNNNNNNNNNNNNNNNNNNNNNNNNNNNNNNNNNNNNNNNNNNNNNNNNNNNNNNNNNNNNNNNNNNNNNNNNNNNNNNNNNNNNNNNNNNNNNNNNNNNNNNNNNNNNNNNNNNNNNNNNNNNNNNNNNNNNNNNNNNNNNNNNNNNNNNNNNNNNNNNNNNNNNNNNNNNNNNNNNNNNNNNNNNNNNNNNNNNNNNNNNNNNNNNNNNNNNNNNNNNNNNNNNNNNNNNNNNNNNNNNNNNNNNNNNNNNNNNNNNNNNNNNNNNNNNNNNNNNNNNNNNNNNNNNNNNNNNNNNNNNNNNNNNNNNNNNNNNNNNNNNNNNNNNNNNNNNNNNNNNNNNNNNNNNNNNNNNNNNNNNNNNNNNNNNNNNNNNNNNNNNNNNNNNNNNNNNNNNNNNNNNNNNNNNNNNNNNNNNNNNNNNNNNNNNNNNNNNNNNNNNNNNNNNNNNNNNNNNNNNNNNNNNNNNNNNNNNNNNNNNNNNNNNNNNNNNNNNNNNNNNNNNNNNNNNNNNNNNNNNNNNNNNNNNNNNNNNNNNNNNNNNNNNNNNNNNNNNNNNNNNNNNNNNNNNNNNNNNNNNNNNNNNNNNNNNNNNNNNNNNNNNNNNNNNNNNNNNNNNNNNNNNNNNNNNNNNNNNNNNNNNNNNNNNNNNNNNNNNNNNNNNNNNNNNNNNNNNNNNNNNNNNNNNNNNNNNNNNNNNNNNNNNNNNNNNNNNNNNNNNNNNNNNNNNNNNNNNNNNNNNNNNNNNNNNNNNNNNNNNNNNNNNNNNNNNNNNNNNNNNNNNNNNNNNNNNNNNNNNNNNNNNNNNNNNNNNNNNNNNNNNNNNNNNNNNNNNNNNNNNNNNNNNNNNNNNNNNNNNNNNNNNNNNNNNNNNNNNNNNNNNNNNNNNNNNNNNNNNNNNNNNNNNNNNNNNNNNNNNNNNNNNNNNNNNNNNNNNNNNNNNNNNNNNNNNNNNNNNNNNNNNNNNNNNNNNNNNNNNNNNNNNNNNNNNNNNNNNNNNNNNNNNNNNNNNNNNNNNNNNNNNNNNNNNNNNNNNNNNNNNNNNNNNNNNNNNNNNNNNNNNNNNNNNNNNNNNNNNNNNNNNNNNNNNNNNNNNNNNNNNNNNNNNNNNNNNNNNNNNNNNNNNNNNNNNNNNNNNNNNNNNNNNNNNNNNNNNNNNNNNNNNNNNNNNNNNNNNNNNNNNNNNNNNNNNNNNNNNNNNNNNNNNNNNNNNNNNNNNNNNNNNNNNNNNNNNNNNNNNNNNNNNNNNNNNNNNNNNNNNNNNNNNNNNNNNNNNNNNNNNNNNNNNNNNNNNNNNNNNNNNNNNNNNNNNNNNNNNNNNNNNNNNNNNNNNNNNNNNNNNNNNNNNNNNNNNNNNNNNNNNNNNNNNNNNNNNNNNNNNNNNNNNNNNNNNNNNNNNNNNNNNNNNNNNNNNNNNNNNNNNNNNNNNNNNNNNNNNNNNNNNNNNNNNNNNNNNNNNNNNNNNNNNNNNNNNNNNNNNNNNNNNNNNNNNNNNNNNNNNNNNNNNNNNNNNNNNNNNNNNNNNNNNNNNNNNNNNNNNNNNNNNNNNNNNNNNNNNNNNNNNNNNNNNNNNNNNNNNNNNNNNNNNNNNNNNNNNNNNNNNNNNNNNNNNNNNNNNNNNNNNNNNNNNNNNNNNNNNNNNNNNNNNNNNNNNNNNNNNNNNNNNNNNNNNNNNNNNNNNNNNNNNNNNNNNNNNNNNNNNNNNNNNNNNNNNNNNNNNNNNNNNNNNNNNNNNNNNNNNNNNNNNNNNNNNNNNNNNNNNNNNNNNNNNNNNNNNNNNNNNNNNNNNNNNNNNNNNNNNNNNNNNNNNNNNNNNNNNNNNNNNNNNNNNNNNNNNNNNNNNNNNNNNNNNNNNNNNNNNNNNNNNNNNNNNNNNNNNNNNNNNNNNNNNNNNNNNNNNNNNNNNNNNNNNNNNNNNNNNNNNNNNNNNNNNNNNNNNNNNNNNNNNNNNNNNNNNNNNNNNNNNNNNNNNNNNNNNNNNNNNNNNNNNNNNNNNNNNNNNNNNNNNNNNNNNNNNNNNNNNNNNNNNNNNNNNNNNNNNNNNNNNNNNNNNNNNNNNNNNNNNNNNNNNNNNNNNNNNNNNNNNNNNNNNNNNNNNNNNNNNNNNNNNNNNNNNNNNNNNNNNNNNNNNNNNNNNNNNNNNNNNNNNNNNNNNNNNNNNNNNNNNNNNNNNNNNNNNNNNNNNNNNNNNNNNNNNNNNNNNNNNNNNNNNNNNNNNNNNNNNNNNNNNNNNNNNNNNNNNNNNNNNNNNNNNNNNNNNNNNNNNNNNNNNNNNNNNNNNNNNNNNNNNNNNNNNNNNNNNNNNNNNNNNNNNNNNNNNNNNNNNNNNNNNNNNNNNNNNNNNNNNNNNNNNNNNNNNNNNNNNNNNNNNNNNNNNNNNNNNNNNNNNNNNNNNNNNNNNNNNNNNNNNNNNNNNNNNNNNNNNNNNNNNNNNNNNNNNNNNNNNNNNNNNNNNNNNNNNNNNNNNNNNNNNNNNNNNNNNNNNNNNNNNNNNNNNNNNNNNNNNNNNNNNNNNNNNNNNNNNNNNNNNNNNNNNNNNNNNNNNNNNNNNNNNNNNNNNNNNNNNNNNNNNNNNNNNNNNNNNNNNNNNNNNNNNNNNNNNNNNNNNNNNNNNNNNNNNNNNNNNNNNNNNNNNNNNNNNNNNNNNNNNNNNNNNNNNNNNNNNNNNNNNNNNNNNNNNNNNNNNNNNNNNNNNNNNNNNNNNNNNNNNNNNNNNNNNNNNNNNNNNNNNNNNNNNNNNNNNNNNNNNNNNNNNNNNNNNNNNNNNNNNNNNNNNNNNNNNNNNNNNNNNNNNNNNNNNNNNNNNNNNNNNNNNNNNNNNNNNNNNNNNNNNNNNNNNNNNNNNNNNNNNNNNNNNNNNNNNNNNNNNGAGATAACTTGTGAAAAATCTCTTTCTTCTGCCTTTTCCCAGTactatctagaaacaaccaatcagaggcaagAGGCAGGCTATATAACTGTCAATCATAATCTCATgttgctgctcatccttcctcccccttgctctgtgctatgctgcagctagcgCAGCCTGTTGTGACTTACAACAAACTTACATCTCCTCACTGTAGTGGACAGAGTTATATAYAGCACATTTCTTCTTGTAGTAAATAAATCCAGAGCTAAAGATAACCAAACCAAGGATTAGTCCACACAGTCCAAGAATAATCTTAGATTTTTCTCCTTCTGGAAGGAAGTCGTCTGAAACGGGGGGGGGGAACAGAGGGTAAACATTCATATAGTGAATTATTTCCATGTCAAGTATCTGaacgacaaaaacaaacttactcCAAACAATGATCCTTGGCTCTGACAAGGTGAAGTGTTCAACCATGCAGCTGATTTTTTCTCCTGGAGTCGGTTTGTACTCAAGATAAGAATGAAACTGGTAGTACAATTTGCCATCTGGGATGACATCTGTRTTACTGACCCCTTCTGTCACTTCTTGGTCATTTCGCAGCCAGKttattttaatttgttttgggtAAAAGTTATAGGCACTGCACACAAGCATGGCTGGATGTCGACCGTTTGGCTGTTTCACTGATTTTAACCTCATGGAGGGTGTTGTTGACAGGTTTCCTAGAGAAAACAAGTTATTATTTacgatttcttttttttcacattatttatatattttttcaagaaTAAACTCCTTGAGATGTGTCTCATTTTCGAGGGGgtcttaacatttatttttgtatattgtCCATTGCATATCTTGAACAAGtaaatgctaataaaaacaaacattttcttctaaTGCACCTACACATAAATTAACACAATTACTCTATAATTGGACTCCATAATtggaaaagtaaaatgtaaaaatataacagcacatttaaaagttacttgtttgtTGGCAAATGAGCATGTATAACATCATAGTCTCAGTTCCTTACTGTCACATCAAGTCATATAAAAACTGTGTTCatattgttaaaaagaaatgctCTTACTGATGGCTTGAATATAATTGATATTGTYGTAACACATTAGAATCATTTCCATTTCTCTTKYAGGGTGGTCGAAASRGTCTTCGTTCCAGAACCATGAAGCCACAATTGAATAATTTGTAAATCCAATCCARTTTCCTCTTGTACTGTTGTACTCCATCATTCTTTGCTTGTTAAAACTAGATGTAATTATGTATTCAATCCTGTCAAAGTTTGGACCATTGAATGAACAACATGCTTTGACTTGGTAAAAATCTTCCTCTgaaaaaactgcagagaaatGAGAGAAATNATGTATTCAATCCTGTCAAAGTTTGGACCATTGAATGAACAACATGCTTTGACTTGGTAAAAATCTTCCTCTgaaaaaactgcagagaaatgagagaaatatttttttatactttttaaaattaattattacacCAAACctctaaataaacacagaaaggtTAAATTATTCAAACTCACCTGGATTTCCAAGACatacaaacaaagcaaacagaaaattgtAAGCGTTCATGTTTCCTCAGCAGTAAAACGCGACAGAGGCAGAGCTTCACTGCTGTGCAGAGGTCATCTGCTTCACTGCTAAGaggaagtaaaagtaaaagtagttATGCCTTATACACAAAAAACATATGCTGCATTatgacacatgcacacataaatgaaacaaacacacacacacacacacacacccccacacacacacacacgcacacgcacacacacacacacacacacacacacatatataaaatgtaactttgttgTACATTccagatatatatttataacatCTTCTAATAAGAcggtttgagaaaaaaaaaatactatcaGTGGATATACGGATATCCAATTTTAGTAAAATCAAAAATGCCTTTCTATTACTTTAAATTTCACCTCAGTCTTTTAAAATCGCTTTGTGAAGTGAAACATGCTAATGTCATACTTAGGTTTgctaatgttttgtgttttctgcttccATTAGTCTTATCTCAGTTTTAATTTACTtcaatttcttctgttttaagtCCTGCTTCCTTTATTGAACCTTTAGTATGAAACTACTTCTTCAGCTTTTTTGGTGTTTCATTTCTTCTTGAATCCTGCATCTCTTGATAATTTTGCTGACACCAGTCGCAGTCATGTGCTTCATAAGAAATACCAGCCATATACGTACAACAAGCACTATGATGAGGAAGTGTCTATTAgtcagtgttgtggtcaagaccacctaacacGAGACCAAGATAAGACCAAGCCTTTTGGGGtccaagaccaagaccagcggccCGCGTTAACTGACgcaacaaaatgagaaatatgatcaaaattgcttctcaaattgatctgaaagatcaaTATCCCCATAAAAAcgcctagatattaaatacttaataaatctAACCAATATTAAAAGTAGAACaaactttgttctgctttgcttcgaTCTCTGTGCAACAATCCGCTgcggtctcgtgccatccctaaaaacataacgccctgggcgcccatattgctcatgtcagaaaccaccactgtctgcaccattaaacatagcaattgaggcaattcCATGACGGTAAATAACGcccaactatgaacactgaccaaggagcaacaagcaagaagtaaccaaccACAAGGAgctcaccgtgactgttcttTCCCTCTCTCCTGCTATATGAAGCcaggcagtctgacaccatggcaggCATTRcagctgccactttgaacgaaaacaatcaaagagcaatctgcat
It encodes the following:
- the LOC103469273 gene encoding rano class II histocompatibility antigen, A beta chain-like isoform X2, producing the protein MNAYNFLFALFVCLGNPVFSEEDFYQVKACCSFNGPNFDRIEYIITSSFNKQRMMEYNSTRGNWIGFTNYSIVASWFWNEDXFDHPXREMEMILMCYBNINYIQAIRNLSTTPSMRLKSVKQPNGRHPAMLVCSAYNFYPKQIKIXWLRNDQEVTEGVSNTDVIPDGKLYYQFHSYLEYKPTPGEKISCMVEHFTLSEPRIIVWNDFLPEGEKSKIILGLCGLILGLVIFSSGFIYYKKKCAXYNSVHYSEEM